A single region of the Chryseobacterium culicis genome encodes:
- a CDS encoding rhamnogalacturonan acetylesterase encodes MNKKLTLLILFLSILTYAQQPTLFLIGDSTMANKENPDKNPEHGWGQMLPSLLTSGISLQNHATNGRSSKSFIAEGRWNKVMNQLKKGDFVIIQFGHNDQKINDSIRFTNPYTQYRANLERYVTEARLKGAIPILMTSIVRRNFNENGVLVDTHKEYPLVVRMVANDLKVPFVDLQLLSEQLEISYGPENSKKLHLHYKKGDEPYYPEGKDDDTHLSKLGAESIAKLAVTSLKDLKTGLEKYIK; translated from the coding sequence ATGAATAAAAAACTTACCCTTCTCATCCTCTTCCTGTCCATCCTCACTTATGCACAACAACCTACTTTATTCCTCATTGGTGATTCTACCATGGCCAATAAAGAAAATCCGGATAAAAACCCGGAACATGGCTGGGGGCAGATGCTTCCCTCTCTTTTGACCTCTGGAATTTCCCTTCAGAATCATGCAACTAACGGGAGAAGTTCAAAGAGCTTCATAGCGGAAGGAAGATGGAATAAAGTGATGAATCAGCTTAAGAAGGGGGATTTTGTGATCATCCAGTTTGGACATAATGACCAGAAAATCAATGACTCAATACGATTTACCAATCCGTATACTCAATACAGAGCCAATCTTGAAAGATATGTAACTGAAGCGAGATTAAAAGGTGCTATTCCTATTCTGATGACGTCTATTGTCAGAAGAAATTTTAATGAGAACGGTGTTTTGGTGGATACACATAAAGAATATCCTTTGGTGGTCAGAATGGTTGCCAATGATCTTAAAGTTCCTTTTGTGGATTTACAATTATTGTCAGAGCAGCTGGAAATTTCCTATGGTCCGGAAAACTCAAAAAAACTGCATCTGCATTATAAAAAAGGTGATGAACCTTATTATCCGGAAGGAAAAGATGACGATACCCATTTGTCAAAGCTGGGTGCAGAATCTATTGCAAAACTGGCTGTAACTTCTTTGAAAGATCTGAAAACAGGCTTAGAGAAGTATATTAAATAA
- a CDS encoding pectinesterase family protein, whose translation MKKLFLILFLPIVQFLWTQSKPYITITVAQDGSGDFTTIQKAINSVRDLGPAEALIKIKTGIYYEKVIIPSSKHKITLEGENRNNTIITNNDFSGKPDAFHEKMTTFNSYTLLVMGDDIKISNLTVQNSSCNEGQAVSLHVEGDRFVMKNADIIGCQDTFYAATNHSRQYFENCYIEGTTDFIFGQATVVFKNCTIKSLADSYITAAATEIDRKYGLVFLDCKLIAKDEVSKVYLGRPWRPYAKTVFINTEMGKHILPEGWNPWKGDKMFPDKEKTAYYAEYRSKGDGGNPSKRVSWSHQLTKKDLKNYTLKKILDGWNPK comes from the coding sequence ATGAAAAAATTATTTTTAATTCTGTTCCTGCCAATCGTTCAGTTTCTATGGACACAGAGCAAACCTTACATCACCATTACAGTGGCTCAGGATGGAAGCGGAGATTTTACCACCATTCAGAAAGCAATCAATTCAGTAAGAGATCTTGGACCAGCAGAAGCTTTAATTAAAATCAAAACAGGAATCTATTATGAGAAAGTGATTATTCCTTCTTCGAAACATAAGATCACACTGGAAGGGGAAAACAGAAACAATACGATAATTACCAACAATGATTTCTCCGGAAAACCTGATGCTTTTCATGAAAAGATGACGACTTTCAACTCCTATACTCTTCTGGTAATGGGTGATGATATCAAAATCAGCAATCTGACCGTTCAAAACAGTTCATGCAATGAAGGACAGGCGGTTTCGCTTCATGTAGAAGGAGACCGTTTTGTAATGAAAAACGCTGATATTATTGGTTGTCAGGACACTTTTTATGCTGCAACCAACCATAGCAGGCAGTATTTTGAAAACTGTTATATAGAAGGAACTACCGATTTTATTTTCGGGCAGGCAACCGTTGTTTTTAAAAACTGTACGATTAAAAGCTTAGCCGATTCTTACATCACTGCTGCCGCCACGGAAATTGACAGAAAATACGGATTGGTATTTTTGGATTGTAAGCTTATTGCTAAAGATGAGGTGTCTAAAGTGTATCTCGGAAGGCCATGGAGACCGTATGCTAAAACAGTTTTTATCAATACGGAAATGGGAAAACACATTCTGCCCGAAGGCTGGAATCCCTGGAAAGGAGACAAAATGTTTCCTGATAAAGAAAAAACCGCTTATTACGCAGAATACAGAAGCAAAGGTGATGGTGGAAATCCTTCAAAACGGGTAAGCTGGTCTCATCAATTGACAAAAAAAGATCTTAAAAATTACACCTTAAAGAAAATCCTTGATGGCTGGAACCCTAAATAA
- a CDS encoding alpha/beta hydrolase: protein MIFNKRHTYISIFFVGTMAFGQVSRPNATPYTNEGTFEKLKKKHPSISPIDRPVPPNIKIDKDIEYKNINGTSLKADVYYPLDDSKKHAGIAMVHGGGWISGSKDNEKYMAMELASKGFVVIAVGYRLADAAKYPAGIEDIETAIQWLTTHHKKYSLDKKKIVVFGESAGAQMATLVGVKAKNKIKAIINIDGIVSFIHPEAEESTYASYWLDGDRNTNLKNWTEASPLEYVDKNTPPTLFINSSQPRFHAGRDDMMKKLQIYKIPAEFHEIKDSPHSFWSAEPWFTETLNYTVDFLNKVLK from the coding sequence ATGATTTTTAACAAAAGACATACTTATATTTCTATTTTCTTTGTAGGGACGATGGCATTCGGGCAGGTAAGCAGACCGAATGCTACTCCTTACACCAATGAAGGAACTTTTGAAAAATTAAAGAAAAAACATCCCTCCATTAGCCCTATTGATCGTCCTGTTCCCCCCAATATTAAAATCGACAAGGATATTGAATACAAAAACATCAACGGAACATCATTAAAAGCCGATGTATACTACCCTCTTGATGATTCAAAAAAGCATGCAGGAATTGCAATGGTTCACGGTGGTGGATGGATTTCCGGAAGCAAGGATAATGAAAAATATATGGCTATGGAATTAGCTTCAAAAGGATTTGTAGTCATTGCTGTTGGTTATCGCCTTGCGGATGCTGCAAAATATCCTGCCGGAATTGAAGACATAGAAACCGCTATTCAATGGTTAACTACACATCACAAAAAATATTCTTTAGACAAAAAGAAGATAGTTGTTTTTGGGGAGTCTGCCGGAGCGCAGATGGCAACCCTGGTAGGCGTAAAAGCCAAAAACAAAATAAAGGCAATCATCAATATTGACGGAATTGTTTCGTTCATCCATCCTGAAGCTGAAGAAAGTACTTACGCCTCCTATTGGCTGGATGGAGACCGGAATACCAATCTCAAAAACTGGACGGAAGCTTCACCGCTAGAATATGTTGATAAAAATACTCCGCCTACTCTTTTTATCAACAGTTCACAGCCCAGATTTCATGCAGGAAGAGATGATATGATGAAGAAGCTTCAGATTTATAAAATTCCTGCTGAATTTCATGAGATCAAAGATTCTCCACACTCATTCTGGTCTGCAGAGCCATGGTTCACTGAAACATTGAACTATACTGTTGATTTTTTAAATAAAGTGTTGAAATAA
- a CDS encoding glycoside hydrolase family 28 protein — protein sequence MKKSLTIISLAVTMMFSGHAYAQNLDIYKNIEFTMPQVVETSFPAYTVSITQFGGVSGGNVKNTLAFKKAIDDLSKKGGGKLVVPRGMWLTGPIELKSNINLHVEEGAFIIFSKDKNDYPLVDVSFEGLNTTRCQSPISAKNATNIAITGKGVIDGSGDAWRAIKKSKLAESEWKEIVKSGGILSSDGKTWYPSESYKKGFESSSSFNVPDKISKDELNTVKDFLRPVMVSLVGCDKVLLDGPTFQNSPAWNLHPLMCSNLILRNLTVRNPWFSQNGDGVDLESCKNVLIYDNTFDVGDDAICIKSGKNEDGRKRGMPTENVIIKNNIVYHGHGGFVVGSEMSGGARNIHVSDCTFIGTDIGLRFKTTRGRGGIVENIYIKNIDMINIPTQTIGFNMFYEGSSPVLEDGQKQEGNKTPEKVYPVTEETPIFRNIFFKNINAVNSYEAITLFGLSEMNLKNIVIEDSKFDTKKALTIVDADGIQLKNVTLKYTEGTGATVYNSKNINLSTVKFESPIKPYIKVLGNKTKDVTVPKDLLSDKSTVSIGTR from the coding sequence ATGAAGAAGTCACTTACCATTATCAGTTTAGCAGTAACCATGATGTTTTCCGGGCATGCCTATGCTCAGAATCTGGATATTTATAAAAACATTGAGTTTACAATGCCTCAGGTTGTGGAAACATCTTTTCCAGCCTATACGGTTTCCATTACCCAATTTGGTGGAGTTTCAGGCGGAAATGTAAAAAATACACTTGCTTTCAAAAAAGCAATCGATGACCTTAGCAAAAAAGGAGGCGGAAAACTGGTAGTGCCAAGGGGAATGTGGTTAACAGGTCCTATTGAACTGAAAAGCAACATTAATCTTCATGTAGAAGAAGGAGCGTTTATTATTTTCAGTAAAGATAAAAATGATTACCCATTGGTAGATGTAAGTTTTGAAGGGTTAAACACTACACGTTGCCAATCTCCTATTTCAGCAAAAAACGCCACCAATATCGCCATCACAGGCAAAGGAGTCATTGATGGAAGCGGAGATGCCTGGAGAGCCATTAAAAAAAGCAAATTGGCAGAATCTGAGTGGAAAGAAATCGTAAAATCCGGTGGAATATTATCTTCCGATGGCAAAACATGGTATCCTTCAGAAAGCTATAAAAAAGGATTTGAAAGCAGCTCAAGCTTCAATGTTCCCGATAAAATCTCAAAAGACGAACTGAACACAGTAAAAGATTTTCTGCGTCCGGTGATGGTAAGTCTGGTGGGTTGTGACAAAGTATTGTTAGATGGTCCGACCTTTCAGAATTCCCCGGCGTGGAATCTTCATCCTCTGATGTGCTCCAATCTGATTTTAAGAAACCTTACCGTAAGAAACCCATGGTTCTCTCAAAACGGTGATGGTGTAGATCTTGAATCTTGTAAAAATGTATTGATCTACGACAATACATTTGATGTGGGTGATGATGCAATCTGTATTAAATCTGGAAAAAATGAAGACGGCAGAAAAAGAGGAATGCCTACTGAAAATGTCATCATCAAAAACAATATCGTATATCATGGACATGGAGGATTTGTCGTAGGAAGTGAAATGTCCGGAGGTGCCAGAAATATTCATGTTTCCGACTGTACTTTTATCGGAACAGATATCGGGCTTCGTTTCAAAACAACCCGTGGAAGAGGCGGAATTGTAGAAAATATTTACATCAAAAATATTGATATGATTAATATTCCGACACAGACAATCGGTTTTAATATGTTTTATGAAGGCTCTTCCCCCGTTTTGGAAGACGGACAGAAACAGGAAGGCAATAAAACCCCGGAAAAAGTATATCCTGTAACAGAGGAAACTCCGATTTTCAGAAATATATTCTTTAAAAACATCAATGCGGTTAATTCGTATGAAGCCATTACCTTATTTGGACTTTCCGAAATGAACCTTAAAAACATAGTGATTGAAGATTCAAAATTCGATACAAAAAAAGCATTGACTATTGTTGATGCAGACGGAATTCAGTTGAAGAATGTAACCCTGAAATATACGGAAGGAACGGGAGCAACGGTTTATAACAGTAAAAATATCAACCTGTCTACTGTGAAATTTGAATCACCAATAAAACCTTATATCAAAGTCTTAGGAAACAAAACCAAAGATGTAACAGTACCTAAAGATTTACTATCTGATAAAAGCACTGTTTCTATAGGAACGAGGTAG
- a CDS encoding rhamnogalacturonan acetylesterase, with product MKKNLHKTVYFLFSLILLSACQSQDKAQKTITKQYKKVTHIYLIGDSTMADYTGNYDPGKDYMKVRYPITGWGQVFQPFFAKDSIETLRPAFTTDSVVIVDRAHGGRSTRTFFQEGRWRYVYEHLQPNDYVIMQFGHNDGSEKHPERYVNIQGYKEFLRLFVSQTREKGGSPVIVTPVARNYPWKDGKLENVHGEYWQAPMDVAKEMNVPYIDLNKLSMEYFTKKGQNFTTSHYFMNLPENTYEAFPKGQKDNTHFQPEGAKIVAALVYQEFKNIIKTQKK from the coding sequence ATGAAGAAAAATCTACATAAAACCGTTTACTTTTTGTTCAGTCTAATTCTCTTATCAGCATGCCAGTCCCAGGATAAGGCACAAAAAACGATTACAAAACAGTATAAAAAAGTTACCCATATCTACCTCATCGGAGATTCCACCATGGCCGATTACACCGGAAATTATGATCCCGGAAAAGACTATATGAAAGTGCGGTATCCCATTACAGGTTGGGGGCAGGTTTTTCAGCCTTTCTTTGCAAAAGACAGCATTGAAACTCTGAGACCAGCTTTCACAACTGATTCGGTAGTCATAGTTGACAGAGCTCATGGCGGAAGAAGTACACGAACTTTTTTCCAGGAAGGAAGATGGCGTTATGTGTATGAGCATCTTCAGCCCAATGATTATGTGATTATGCAATTCGGACACAATGATGGTTCAGAAAAGCATCCCGAACGTTATGTGAATATTCAGGGATATAAAGAATTTTTACGGTTATTCGTTTCTCAGACGAGAGAAAAAGGAGGAAGTCCTGTTATTGTAACTCCTGTAGCAAGAAATTATCCGTGGAAAGACGGAAAACTTGAAAATGTACACGGTGAATACTGGCAGGCTCCTATGGATGTCGCTAAAGAAATGAACGTTCCTTATATTGATTTAAACAAACTATCCATGGAGTATTTTACTAAAAAAGGACAGAATTTTACCACCAGTCATTATTTTATGAATCTTCCGGAAAATACGTATGAAGCCTTTCCTAAAGGGCAAAAAGACAATACTCATTTTCAGCCTGAGGGAGCAAAGATAGTTGCTGCCCTGGTCTATCAGGAATTTAAAAATATAATTAAAACTCAAAAAAAATAA
- a CDS encoding glycoside hydrolase 43 family protein — protein sequence MKTKSIVNIIAITACSAASAYLQAQEKNYVSEVWTADQGKNYRNPILYADYSDPDVIRVGSDYYMTASSFNETPGLPILHSKDMINWKLVNYAIQDILPLEHFSTPKRGDGVWAPSIRFHKGEFYIYWGDPDFGIYMVKTKDPLGTWEKPVLVMEGKGLIDSCPFWDEDGNAYLIHGWAGSRAGVKSILTLNRMNPEGTKVLDKGIHIFDGHDTHPTVEGPKLYKRNGYYYIFAPAGGVATGWQLVLRSKNIYGPYEEKIVLEQGSTAINGPHQGAWVDTPSGEDWFYHFQDVDAGGRIIHLQPMKWEKDWPVMGVDYNKNGIGEPVSTYKKPDIGQYYPALTPPETDEFDGEKLGLQWQWSANENIVWSSKIPGQKFLRLFSIKVPEGEKNLWNVPNLLTQKFPAPNFAASTKVKLTPEDAKEGKTAGLLIMGLDHASLVITNKPDGYYLQLRKAEKAEKGGEEKILFETPLKSNEVYLKVNVNEPNGLCQFSYSENGKNFIKAGDIFQAKPGKWIGAKVGLYSISTAKAPRGGHADFEWFRITKK from the coding sequence ATGAAGACAAAAAGTATTGTAAATATTATTGCCATTACAGCTTGTTCAGCGGCTTCAGCATACCTTCAGGCACAGGAAAAAAACTATGTTTCCGAAGTCTGGACTGCTGATCAGGGAAAAAACTACAGAAATCCTATTTTATATGCAGACTACTCTGATCCGGATGTTATCCGTGTGGGCAGCGATTATTATATGACGGCATCCAGTTTCAATGAAACTCCAGGGCTTCCTATCCTTCATTCTAAAGATATGATCAACTGGAAATTGGTTAATTATGCCATTCAGGACATCCTTCCTCTTGAACATTTCTCGACCCCGAAAAGAGGTGACGGAGTTTGGGCACCAAGCATAAGATTCCACAAAGGAGAATTTTATATTTATTGGGGAGATCCTGATTTCGGAATTTATATGGTAAAAACCAAAGATCCGTTGGGAACCTGGGAAAAACCGGTTTTGGTAATGGAGGGAAAAGGATTAATAGATTCCTGTCCGTTCTGGGATGAAGACGGAAACGCTTATCTTATTCATGGGTGGGCGGGAAGTCGTGCAGGAGTAAAAAGTATTCTGACTCTGAACAGAATGAATCCTGAAGGAACAAAAGTTCTCGATAAAGGAATTCATATTTTTGATGGGCATGACACTCATCCTACCGTTGAAGGACCTAAACTATATAAAAGAAATGGCTACTATTATATTTTTGCTCCTGCTGGTGGTGTAGCTACAGGATGGCAGTTGGTATTGAGATCAAAAAACATTTATGGTCCTTATGAAGAAAAAATAGTATTGGAGCAAGGCTCAACAGCCATTAATGGACCCCATCAGGGAGCATGGGTAGATACTCCTTCCGGTGAAGACTGGTTTTATCATTTTCAGGATGTGGATGCCGGAGGAAGAATCATTCACCTACAGCCGATGAAATGGGAAAAAGACTGGCCGGTAATGGGAGTGGATTATAATAAAAACGGAATAGGCGAACCTGTTTCAACCTATAAAAAACCTGATATTGGACAATACTACCCTGCTTTAACACCTCCGGAAACCGATGAATTTGATGGTGAAAAATTAGGATTACAATGGCAATGGAGTGCGAATGAAAATATTGTATGGTCTTCCAAAATTCCCGGACAAAAATTTTTAAGACTCTTCTCTATAAAAGTTCCGGAAGGAGAAAAAAACCTTTGGAATGTACCTAATCTCTTAACTCAAAAATTTCCAGCTCCCAATTTTGCAGCCTCCACAAAGGTGAAACTGACTCCGGAAGATGCCAAAGAAGGAAAAACAGCAGGATTATTAATCATGGGGCTAGATCATGCATCTTTAGTGATCACCAACAAACCTGATGGGTATTATCTCCAACTCAGGAAAGCAGAAAAAGCAGAAAAAGGCGGGGAAGAAAAAATACTGTTTGAAACTCCATTAAAAAGTAACGAAGTCTATTTGAAAGTTAATGTAAATGAACCTAATGGTTTATGCCAGTTCAGTTACAGTGAAAATGGTAAAAATTTCATCAAAGCTGGTGATATTTTTCAGGCAAAACCAGGCAAATGGATTGGAGCAAAAGTAGGCCTGTACAGCATTAGTACAGCAAAAGCACCTCGTGGAGGACATGCAGATTTTGAATGGTTCAGAATTACAAAGAAATAA
- a CDS encoding glycoside hydrolase family 105 protein — protein MNFINSSIKIYALATVCSGFFFSCAQKPLQKASSEIRTEANGKISSKLPWSQRMLLSEISRFPQAWMLDYNKAPKWSYPTAIVLEGAERLYEKTGNKEYYQYITTFGDTMVKEDGSIVSYDLSKYNIDMLNCGNILLYLYQQEKKDKYLKALQTLRSQIDGQPRTSEGGFWHKKIYPNQMWLDGLYMGEPFYAHYTHYFSKGEEAEKAYSDIINQFDLIQKHLLDKKTGLLYHAWDESRQQQWANKETGLSPNFWSRAMGWYGMAIVDVLDHLPQNHPGRTKLLTYLKSYCDAVIKVQDSKTGLWYQVLDKGGEKGNYLEATGSSMFVYTMIKSVNKGYLPQSYKASAKKGYEGIIKNLITVDENGIVSLNKCCAVAGLGGTPYRSGSYEYYVNEEVRSNDPKGTGPFILASLEFEK, from the coding sequence ATGAACTTTATCAATAGCTCTATTAAAATCTATGCGCTGGCAACTGTATGCTCCGGATTCTTTTTTTCCTGCGCACAAAAACCATTACAAAAAGCATCATCAGAGATACGAACGGAAGCCAATGGAAAAATTTCCTCTAAACTTCCATGGTCTCAAAGAATGCTCCTTTCTGAAATAAGCCGATTCCCACAAGCATGGATGCTGGATTACAACAAAGCCCCGAAATGGAGCTATCCCACAGCAATTGTCCTGGAAGGCGCAGAAAGATTATACGAAAAAACCGGAAACAAAGAATATTATCAGTATATCACAACCTTCGGTGATACCATGGTAAAAGAAGATGGAAGCATCGTTTCTTATGATCTCTCCAAATACAATATCGATATGCTGAATTGTGGAAATATCCTTCTCTACCTTTACCAACAGGAGAAAAAAGACAAATATTTAAAAGCTTTACAAACCCTTCGCTCTCAGATAGATGGTCAGCCAAGAACTTCAGAAGGCGGTTTCTGGCATAAGAAAATTTATCCTAATCAAATGTGGCTGGACGGATTATACATGGGTGAACCATTTTACGCACATTACACTCACTATTTTTCAAAAGGTGAAGAAGCTGAAAAAGCTTACAGTGATATCATCAACCAGTTTGATCTGATTCAGAAGCATCTTTTAGACAAAAAAACAGGGCTGCTTTATCACGCCTGGGACGAAAGCCGTCAACAGCAATGGGCCAACAAAGAAACAGGTCTTTCACCCAATTTCTGGTCGAGAGCAATGGGCTGGTATGGAATGGCAATAGTAGATGTTTTAGACCATTTGCCTCAAAATCATCCGGGAAGAACAAAACTACTTACCTACCTCAAATCTTACTGTGATGCCGTCATCAAAGTACAGGATTCCAAAACAGGACTTTGGTATCAGGTATTGGATAAAGGCGGAGAAAAAGGAAATTATCTGGAAGCTACAGGCTCATCTATGTTTGTATACACCATGATAAAATCTGTCAACAAAGGATATCTACCCCAATCGTATAAAGCATCTGCAAAAAAAGGATACGAGGGTATTATCAAAAACCTTATTACAGTAGATGAAAACGGTATTGTCAGCTTAAATAAATGCTGTGCAGTAGCCGGACTAGGCGGAACACCCTACAGAAGCGGTTCTTATGAGTATTACGTGAATGAAGAAGTACGTTCCAATGACCCGAAAGGAACAGGACCTTTTATCCTGGCAAGTTTAGAATTTGAAAAATAA
- a CDS encoding DUF4861 family protein, with amino-acid sequence MNKTNNHEKSPTEIGNPTGKSMKLSLFKIIIAGAFISTNLSAQTSVIEAIKKNPKAAFSYAELSVKEGGKWEGNQYIGGTFKNVQELTIPEAHTDHSSYIRYEGIGLENNQVGYRLYLDWRNATDIFGKKVTGLVLPEVGQDGFESYHHYAPWGQDILKSGRTIGIGSYGRYDEQNDYVETFKIVKNTNVKVVNEKDQSYALIAYKGWKTWGNPVDLQSKLTIFRKDRFVKVDLNLSNSLSGLCTGIVAFKDIPMKQGISKNKKWGYIATYGPQTLAKKEDNLGMAVFYPLESFDKYVKTKSTHTIVFKKTKNVSYYFMGAWSQEPNGLTTEESFYQDLDQKLDILDQTHQL; translated from the coding sequence ATGAACAAAACTAATAACCATGAAAAATCACCAACAGAAATCGGTAACCCAACAGGAAAAAGTATGAAACTCAGTTTATTTAAAATAATTATAGCAGGTGCTTTTATCAGCACAAATCTTTCAGCGCAGACTTCTGTGATTGAAGCCATTAAGAAAAACCCAAAAGCTGCATTTTCTTACGCTGAACTGTCTGTAAAAGAAGGCGGAAAATGGGAAGGGAATCAATACATTGGAGGGACTTTCAAAAATGTTCAGGAGCTTACAATTCCAGAAGCCCACACAGATCATTCTTCTTATATCAGATACGAAGGAATTGGTCTTGAAAATAATCAGGTTGGCTACAGACTCTATCTGGACTGGAGAAATGCCACCGACATTTTCGGTAAAAAAGTAACGGGACTCGTATTGCCTGAAGTTGGCCAGGACGGTTTTGAATCTTATCATCACTATGCTCCGTGGGGACAGGATATTCTGAAATCCGGACGTACCATTGGAATAGGCTCTTACGGAAGATATGATGAGCAGAATGATTATGTTGAAACCTTTAAAATCGTAAAAAATACGAATGTAAAAGTAGTCAATGAAAAAGATCAGTCTTATGCCCTTATTGCTTACAAAGGCTGGAAAACCTGGGGTAATCCCGTAGACCTGCAATCAAAACTAACAATTTTTCGAAAAGACCGTTTTGTAAAAGTAGACTTAAATCTGAGCAACAGCCTTTCAGGTCTGTGTACCGGAATCGTTGCTTTCAAAGATATTCCCATGAAACAGGGAATCAGTAAAAATAAAAAATGGGGTTATATTGCGACTTATGGACCGCAAACTTTAGCCAAAAAAGAAGACAATCTGGGAATGGCAGTCTTCTACCCTCTTGAAAGTTTTGATAAATACGTAAAAACAAAATCTACTCATACCATCGTTTTCAAAAAAACTAAAAATGTATCCTATTATTTTATGGGCGCATGGTCTCAGGAACCTAACGGCTTAACAACCGAAGAATCTTTTTACCAGGATTTGGATCAAAAACTGGATATTCTCGATCAAACTCACCAACTTTAA
- a CDS encoding polysaccharide lyase family 1 protein: MAKSLITLFATGIVCSISPLINAQEILSFPGAEGFGRFTTGGRGGKVYFVTNLKDDHSEGTLRYALNQKGPRYIVFKTSGTIYLQSPLKIKEGNVTIAGQTAPGDGITIANYETFVAADNVIIRYLRFRMGDQKKFEGDALGARFIKNLMMDHCSMSWSTDETVSIYANENTTLQWCIVAESLRNSFHQKGAHGYGGIAGGKWASFHHNIYAHHDSRNPRLGEYAGSKFAFTDLTDFRNNVIYNWGHNSIYGGEGMNVNLVNNYYKPGPATITRQRIVAIDKNENPKTEVYDIWGKYYINGNVMEGNPEISKDNWTEGVFSQMKPSYNLVEKDRNSIKINQPHDIENNIKTHSAEEAYRKVLKSSGASLVRDAVDLHVLKDIQTGGFTYTGSKGSKNGIIDSQNDTGGFPLLKQAVPLLDSDNDGMPDEWEIKHHLNPKSANANGRDLDKNYDNIEVYMNDIVRTITDEQN; encoded by the coding sequence ATGGCAAAGAGCTTAATCACACTATTCGCTACCGGAATTGTATGCAGTATTTCTCCGCTGATCAATGCGCAGGAAATATTGAGTTTTCCAGGTGCTGAAGGTTTTGGAAGATTCACAACAGGCGGACGTGGCGGAAAAGTATATTTTGTTACCAATCTGAAAGATGATCATTCTGAAGGGACATTAAGATATGCCCTGAATCAGAAAGGTCCGAGATATATTGTATTTAAAACCAGTGGAACAATTTACCTGCAATCTCCTTTAAAAATAAAAGAAGGTAATGTCACTATTGCCGGACAAACCGCTCCCGGAGACGGAATTACCATTGCCAATTATGAAACATTTGTAGCAGCTGACAACGTTATTATCCGTTATCTGAGATTCAGAATGGGAGATCAGAAAAAATTTGAAGGCGATGCTTTGGGAGCCCGATTTATCAAAAATCTGATGATGGATCATTGCTCTATGAGCTGGTCTACAGACGAAACCGTTTCCATCTATGCCAACGAAAACACAACCTTGCAGTGGTGTATTGTTGCGGAAAGCCTCAGAAACAGCTTCCATCAGAAAGGGGCACATGGTTATGGCGGAATTGCCGGAGGTAAATGGGCATCATTCCATCATAATATCTATGCACATCACGACAGCAGAAATCCACGGTTAGGTGAATACGCAGGAAGTAAATTTGCATTCACCGACCTTACTGACTTCAGGAATAATGTGATCTACAACTGGGGCCACAACAGTATCTATGGAGGTGAAGGAATGAACGTGAATCTCGTTAATAATTATTACAAACCGGGCCCTGCAACCATCACCAGACAACGGATTGTCGCCATCGATAAAAATGAAAATCCAAAAACAGAAGTCTATGATATATGGGGAAAATACTACATCAACGGAAATGTGATGGAAGGAAATCCAGAAATTAGCAAAGATAACTGGACAGAAGGTGTTTTCAGCCAGATGAAGCCAAGCTACAACTTAGTAGAAAAGGATAGAAATTCTATTAAAATCAATCAGCCTCATGATATTGAAAATAACATCAAAACCCATTCTGCGGAGGAAGCTTACAGGAAAGTGCTCAAATCCAGTGGAGCAAGCCTGGTAAGAGATGCTGTTGATCTTCATGTTTTAAAAGACATTCAAACCGGAGGCTTTACTTACACAGGCTCAAAAGGAAGTAAAAACGGAATCATTGATTCTCAAAATGACACAGGTGGATTTCCCCTTTTAAAACAGGCAGTACCTCTCCTCGATTCGGACAACGACGGAATGCCGGATGAATGGGAAATAAAACATCATTTGAACCCAAAATCAGCCAATGCCAACGGAAGGGATCTTGATAAAAACTATGACAATATAGAAGTCTACATGAATGATATTGTCCGTACAATAACCGATGAACAAAACTAA